The Drosophila teissieri strain GT53w chromosome X, Prin_Dtei_1.1, whole genome shotgun sequence genome has a segment encoding these proteins:
- the LOC122623065 gene encoding homeobox protein B-H1 isoform X1 — MKDSMSILTQTPSEPNAAHPQLHHHHHHLSTLQQQQHHHQHHLHYGVQPAAVGHSIHSASTTMSSGGSTTTASGIGKPNRSRFMINDILAGSAAAAFYKQQQQHHHHHHHQQLHHHNNNNNSNHSGSSGGSSPAHSNNNNNNNSINGDNCEPANVAGAGVLPPALHHPQPQPHPPTHPHQHPHTHPHALMHPHGKLGHFPPTAAGGNGLNVAQYAAAMQQHYAAAAAAAAARNNAAAAAAAAAAAAAAAAAAGAAPGDGGVDGGVGLAPPAGGDLDDSSDYHEENEDCDSGNMDDHSVCSNGGKDDDGNSVKSGSTSDMSGLSKKQRKARTAFTDHQLQTLEKSFERQKYLSVQERQELAHKLDLSDCQVKTWYQNRRTKWKRQTAVGLELLAEAGNFAAFQRLYGGSPYLGAWPYAAAAGAAHGAPPHTNIDIYYRQAAAAAAMQKPLPYNLYAGVPSVGVGVGVGVGPAPFSHLSASSSLSSLSSYYQSAAAAASSAANPGAPHPVAAPPSLGGASPPSGLVKPIPAHSASASPPQRPPSTPSPTLNPGSPPGRSVDSCSQSDDEDQIQV; from the exons ATGAAAGACTCGATGAGCATACTCACCCAAACGCCCAGCGAGCCAAACGCAGCGCATCCccagctgcaccaccaccaccaccacctcagtacgctgcagcagcagcagcaccaccaccagcaccacctccACTACGGCGTGCAGCCAGCGGCGGTGGGTCACAGCATCCATAGCGCCAGCACCACCATGTCCTCCGgcggcagcaccaccaccgcctcgGGCATCGGCAAGCCCAACCGCTCCCGCTTCATGATCAACGACATTCTGGCGGGCAGTGCGGCGGCCGCTTTCtacaagcagcaacagcagcaccaccaccaccaccaccaccagcagttgcaccaccacaacaacaacaacaacagcaaccattCGGGCtccagcggcggcagcagtcCCGctcacagcaacaacaacaacaacaacaacagcatcaaTGGCGATAACTGCGAGCCAGCCAATGTGGCCGGCGCCGGTGTCCTGCCACCCgccctgcaccacccacagccacagccgcaTCCGCCCacgcatccgcatcagcatcCGCACACACATCCGCATGCGCTGATGCATCCGCACGGCAAGCTGGGCCACTTTCCACCCACCGCCGCCGGCGGCAATGGGCTAAACGTGGCCCAATATGCGGCGGCCATGCAACAGCACtatgccgctgctgctgccgcggcTGCTGCGCGCAAcaatgcagctgctgctgctgcagcggccgccgctgctgctgctgctgcagctgctgctggtgctgcaccCGGCGACGGTGGGGTGGATGGCGGGGTGGGGCTGGCGCCACCGGCGGGCGGCGATCTGGACGACAGCAGCGATTACCACGAGGAGAACGAGGACTGCGACAGCGGCAACATGGACGATCACAGCGTTTGTAGCAATG GCGGCAAAGATGACGATGGCAACAGTGTCAAGAGCGGTTCCACCAGCGACATGAGCGGTCTGAGCAAGAAGCAGCGCAAGGCGCGTACCGCCTTCACGGACCACCAGCTGCAGACGCTGGAGAAGTCCTTCGAGCGGCAGAAGTACCTCAGCGTGCAGGAGCGCCAGGAGCTGGCCCACAAGCTGGACTTGAGCGACTGCCAGGTGAAGACCTGGTACCAGAACCGCAG AACCAAATGGAAGCGGCAAACAGCAGTGGGCCTGGAACTCCTCGCGGAGGCTGGCAACTTTGCGGCCTTCCAGCGCCTCTACGGCGGATCGCCCTACCTGGGCGCCTGGCCATACGCGGCCGCTGCCGGCGCCGCCCACGGAGCCCCGCCCCACACCAACATCGACATCTACTACCGCCAAGCGGCCGCCGCGGCCGCCATGCAGAAGCCGCTGCCCTACAACCTGTACGCTGGCGTCCCATCAGTCGgcgtgggcgttggagtgggcgtgggtcCGGCGCCATTCTCGCACCTGTCCGCCTCCAGTTCGCTGTCCTCGCTGAGCAGCTACTATCAGAGTGCCGCCGCAGCCGCCTCCTCCGCTGCGAATCCGGGCGCACCGCATCCGGTGGCGGCGCCACCTTCGCTGGGCGGCGCATCTCCGCCCAGTGGGCTGGTGAAACCGATTCCGGCCCATTCCGCATCCGCCTCGCCGCCACAGAGGCCGCCATCGACGCCCAGTCCCACGCTGAATCCGGGCAGTCCGCCGGGCCGCTCCGTCGACAGCTGTTCCCAGTCGGATGACGAGGATCAGATCCAGGTGTGA
- the LOC122623065 gene encoding homeobox protein B-H1 isoform X2, with protein sequence MKDSMSILTQTPSEPNAAHPQLHHHHHHLSTLQQQQHHHQHHLHYGVQPAAVGHSIHSASTTMSSGGSTTTASGIGKPNRSRFMINDILAGSAAAAFYKQQQQHHHHHHHQQLHHHNNNNNSNHSGSSGGSSPAHSNNNNNNNSINGDNCEPANVAGAGVLPPALHHPQPQPHPPTHPHQHPHTHPHALMHPHGKLGHFPPTAAGGNGLNVAQYAAAMQQHYAAAAAAAAARNNAAAAAAAAAAAAAAAAAAGAAPGDGGVDGGVGLAPPAGGDLDDSSDYHEENEDCDSGNMDDHSVCSNGEAAKMTMATVSRAVPPAT encoded by the exons ATGAAAGACTCGATGAGCATACTCACCCAAACGCCCAGCGAGCCAAACGCAGCGCATCCccagctgcaccaccaccaccaccacctcagtacgctgcagcagcagcagcaccaccaccagcaccacctccACTACGGCGTGCAGCCAGCGGCGGTGGGTCACAGCATCCATAGCGCCAGCACCACCATGTCCTCCGgcggcagcaccaccaccgcctcgGGCATCGGCAAGCCCAACCGCTCCCGCTTCATGATCAACGACATTCTGGCGGGCAGTGCGGCGGCCGCTTTCtacaagcagcaacagcagcaccaccaccaccaccaccaccagcagttgcaccaccacaacaacaacaacaacagcaaccattCGGGCtccagcggcggcagcagtcCCGctcacagcaacaacaacaacaacaacaacagcatcaaTGGCGATAACTGCGAGCCAGCCAATGTGGCCGGCGCCGGTGTCCTGCCACCCgccctgcaccacccacagccacagccgcaTCCGCCCacgcatccgcatcagcatcCGCACACACATCCGCATGCGCTGATGCATCCGCACGGCAAGCTGGGCCACTTTCCACCCACCGCCGCCGGCGGCAATGGGCTAAACGTGGCCCAATATGCGGCGGCCATGCAACAGCACtatgccgctgctgctgccgcggcTGCTGCGCGCAAcaatgcagctgctgctgctgcagcggccgccgctgctgctgctgctgcagctgctgctggtgctgcaccCGGCGACGGTGGGGTGGATGGCGGGGTGGGGCTGGCGCCACCGGCGGGCGGCGATCTGGACGACAGCAGCGATTACCACGAGGAGAACGAGGACTGCGACAGCGGCAACATGGACGATCACAGCGTTTGTAGCAATGGTGAG GCGGCAAAGATGACGATGGCAACAGTGTCAAGAGCGGTTCCACCAGCGACATGA